A window of Pan paniscus chromosome X, NHGRI_mPanPan1-v2.0_pri, whole genome shotgun sequence genomic DNA:
ttgaccacataattgctAGTACAACACTCcctagcaaatgcaaaagaatggaaatcataacagtctctcggaccacagtgcaatcaaattagaactcagggttaagaaactcactcaaaaccgcacaactacatggaaattgaacaaccttctcctgggtaaataatgaaattatggcagaaatgaagaagttctttgaaaccaatgagaacaaagagacaatgtaccagaatctctgggacacagctgaagcagtgttaagagggaaatgtatagcactaaatgctcacaacagaaagctggaaagatctgaaatcaatacactaacatcacaattaaaagaactagagaagcaagagcaaacaaattcaaaagctagcagaagacaagaaataactaagatcagagcagaactgaaggagatagacacaaaaaacccttcaaagaatcaatgaatgcaggagctgattttttgaaaagattaacaaaacagatGGACCACTAGCtggactaatgaagaagaaaagagaagaatcaagtagacacaataaaaaatgatacaggggatattaccactgaaaccacagaaatgcaaactaccaacagagaatactataaacacctctacgcaaataaactagaaaatctagaagaaatggataaattcctggacacatacaccctcccaagactaaaccaggaagaagtcaaatccctgaatagaccaataacaagttctgaaattgaggcagtaattaatagtctaccaaccaaaaaaagcccaggaccagacggattcacagccgaattctaccagaggtacaaagaggagctggtaccatttcttctgcaactattccaatgaatagaaaaagagggaatcctctctaactcattttatgagggcagcatcatcctgataccaaaacctggcagagacacaacaaaaagagaaaatttcaggccaatatccctgaagaacatcgatgtgaaaatcctcaagaaaatactggcaaacaaaatccagcagcacatcaaaaagcttatccaccacgatcaagtcagctttatccctgggatgcaagcctggttcaacatatgcaaatcaataaatgtaatccatcacataaacagaaccaatgacaaaaaccacatgattatcttaatatacacagaaaagtccttcaataaaattcaacaccccttcatgataaaaactctcaataaactaggtggtgatggaacatatctcaaaataataagagctatttatgacaaacccataaccaatatcatactgaatgggcaaaagctggaagcattccctttgaaaactcacataagacaaggatgccctctcaccactcctattcaacacagtgttggaagttctggccagggcaatcaagcaagagaaagaaatgaagcacaTTCtaatgggaagagaggaagtcaaattgtctctgtttgcagacgacatgactgtacatttagaaaaccccatcgtctcagcccaaaaaccccttaagctgataagcaacttcagcaaagtctcaggatacaaaagcaatgtgcaaaaatcacaagctttcctatacaccaacaatagtcaagcagagagccaaatcatgagtgaactcccattcacaatgactacaaagagaataaaatacctaggaatacaacttacaaggggcGTCTTCAAGGAgatctacaaaccactgctcaagagaataagagaagacacaaatggaaaaacattccatgctcatggataggaagaatcaatattgtgaaagtggccatactgcccaaagtaatttatagattcagtgctattcccatcaagctaccagttactttcttcactgaattagaaaaaaaaaaaactactttaaatttcatatggaaccaacaaagggcccgcatagccaagacaatcctaagcaaaaagaacaaaactggaggcatcacactacctgacctcaaactatactacaaggccacagtaacaaaaacagcatggtactggtacctaagcagatgtatagaccaatggaatggaacagagacctcagaaataacaccacacatctacaaccatctgatcttcgacaaacctcacaaaaacaagcaatggagaaataattccctatttaataaatggtgctgggaaaactggatagccatatgcagaaaactgaaactggatcccttccttacaccttatacaaaaattaattcaagatggattaaagacttaaatgttagacctaaaaccataaaaaccctagaagaaaacctaggcaataccattcaggacataggcatgggcaaggacttcatgtctaaaacaccaaaagcaatggcaacaaaagccaaaattgacaaatgggatctaattaaactaaagagcttctgcacagcaaaagaaactaccatcagagtgaataggcaacctacagaatgggagaaaatttttgcaatctactaatctgacaaagggctaatatccagaatctacaatgaactccaacaaatttacaagaaaaaaacaaacaactccatcaaaaagtgggcgaaggatatgaacagacacttctcaaaagaagacatttatgcagccaacacatgaaaaaatgctcatcatcactggccatcagggaaatgcaaatcaaaaccacaatgagataccacctcacaccagttagaatggcgatcattaaaaagtcaggaaacaacaggtgctggagaggatgtggagaaacaggaacacttttacactgttggtgggactgtaaactagttcaaccattgtggaagtcagtgtggcaattcctcagggatctagaactagaaatatcatttgacccaaccatcccattactgggtatatacccaaaggattataaaacatgctgctacaaagacacatgcacacatatgtttatagtggcactattcacaatagcaaagacttggaaccaacccaaatgtccaacaatgatagactggattaagaaaatgtggcacatatacaccatggaatactatgcagccataaaaagaatgagttcatgttctttgcagggacatggatgaagctggaagccatcattctcagcaaatacaggaacagaaaaccaaacactgcatattctcactcataagtgtgaggtgaaaaatgagaacacatggacacaaggaggaggacatcacacactggggcctgtcaggggatggggtgtgaggagagggagagcattagggcaAATACCTAACACATgcggagcttaaaacctagatgacgggttgataggtacagcaaaccaccatggcacatgtatacctatgtaacaaacctacacgttctgcacatgtatcccagaacttaaaaaaaaaatctgtccacCCACTCAAGTTagctaaagaaaagaggttctgtGTAAAGGGGATTTTCACGTAGCACAACTGTAGGAAGTGAAAAGTGGTTGTGCTGctgctctctccatctctctggaGTCACAGGATGATTCCTCTGTGCCTGTCTGCTCCCTGGAACCACGTACCAGTGACTCCCAAAGACACTTGCCTCTGGAAAGCATCCAGTTCTATTCCTCCACAGCCAGGGCCAAGCCTCAGCAGTGGCCTCAGCATCCATGGCTCCAGTCCTGGCCCCAACTCCAAGTGGCCTACAGCTTCATTGCTCAACATCATGGAATCGGCCTCTCTGTTCAGAGTGTCTAGCATGAAAAATCCATTTGGCTCTGGATGGGCCAAATATCCACTCCTGCTCCAATCATCTAAGGCCTAGATGCGAGTAGAGGGTGGGGTGTTATACACATGGTTGCCTCTTTTACCAGACACtagggcagggagagagagagcaagcgagACATACACAAATAAAAGCTGCAGCACTTCTGAGGTATTGAGTGCAAGTGCTCTGGAATACAAAGGGGGTCACCAAAAcatgtctgtctctctgtgtctctctctccccaccccaatcTATACCTCCCCTGGCCACCACCCCACTTCTACACCTCTTTCACAACCCCTactttcctccccctcctccagtcACCACCCCTATCTCTGAAGTTATTCGTAAAGGTACCATTGTCTCACCTCCTTCCCCCACTCTTCCCAGCCTTCTTCCCCTACCACCCCGGCCCCCGCCACCACAAGCCTGCCCTCTGAAAATTAATTCGCCATCGAGATATACATGCTTCGGTTCTATTTTGCATTTCTGCACTCAATGAGGTTTTTGCAGCCAGATTCCCTTCCCACAGTCGAAGCAAGTATCCCTCCGTGAAAAATTCACAGCGTTACACCAAGGGCAGTCCCAGTCCCCTGGCCTGCGATATATTGGAGGTCTTTGCTGATGAGGTTCGGAGTATCTCCTGTCTCTTGGGTGCTCCTGATGGTCTATTCTGTGGGGCCCCCCATCAGACCACAGGCTAGTATCAAAGGCCTCCCAGTCGGAAGGCAGCTGAGGCGGAACTGGTGCTGTGACTGTTGCTTGTGGAGGGGATATAGTGGGTATGTCtgagaaggaggaaaaagggCTTGAGTATGAGTATGAGTATGAGGCAGGGAGCTGGACAGGAAGAGGTTCTGATGAGGCTCTGGACCAGGGGTTCGTGGTTCCAGAGAAATAAGATGTGGCTGTTTCGACCGACCTGAGATCTCCCTCCTTCTGCCCCCAATAGGTGTACTTTTCCTGATCAGCATCTCCAAGGAGCTGCAGGAGGATTCTCTCCAGCTTCTCTGTGGTCTCCATGGAGGCAGCCCTGGCCTCCACGTGGGGGAACTGGGTCTCCATGGGGGCAGCCCCAGCCTCCACAGGGGGAGCCATGGCCTCCACAGGGGCAGCCACAACCTCCACATCCCTCTGCTCTTCTTCTGCTCCTTTTCCTccagcagcaccagcagcagCCACCGccgcctcttcttcctcctcagctgCTCCTTCTGTGCAAACTCCTCCGGCAGTGGCCAGGCCTGGCCACCCTGCCCCCTGCTCCCACTCATGGGGAGACACCAGCTCCTGGAGAGAAGTGGGCAGGGCTGAGGTGTGTTCTGGGGGCAAGGCGGGAGCACTAAGCAGGGTAGGACGGAGCTACCAGGTAGGAAGGGCGGGGCAGGGCGAAGCCATGGAGCAGGGTGGAGAGGGGTGGGAATGGGGCAGGGCAGTGGTACTGGGCAGGGACCAGCTGAGGGATCTTACTGCATGGAGCGGCTTCCAACTCaccttgtctctctctttctgcaccTCCACGAGGCTGGTCTGGGCCATTCTTAGCCGGGAGGCCGCCTCCTTGCGTTCCGTCTCCTGCTGCTCCCTGAGCTTCTTCAGGTCTGATGCCAAGTCCTGTGCGGCTGATTTGTGCAGTTTGGCGAAGCCGTGCAGCCACAGCACCCTGTGCCTTTGTAGCTGTGCCTGCCTGTGGGCAAAGCGCACGCCCAAGGCCAGGCTGCCCCAGGTGCAGGCCTCTTTGACCTCACTGGGCACCTTGCTGTCCTCCAGTATGGCCCTCAGCTTGTCTTCCACCTTCTCCCAGGATAAGGATATATTCTCAAGATAGAACTTGGGGCCTTTCgtgtgcctggccattttctcGTTGATGAAGGCCACCACGTTGCTATGCCGGAACCCGCTACTGGGGTCCTCAGGTCTCAAGGTCATGATCGCCTAGGGGTTTAACGGTTTCACTAGCCCTGTGTGGATGGAGCAGCCAATAGGTTCCTTTCCTCCCCCTTAGCCCCTCCCCTCATCCATCTTCTCCCGCCCTCTCGTCCCCACCCTACCCGCTCT
This region includes:
- the TEX13A gene encoding testis-expressed protein 13A codes for the protein MTLRPEDPSSGFRHSNVVAFINEKMARHTKGPKFYLENISLSWEKVEDKLRAILEDSKVPSEVKEACTWGSLALGVRFAHRQAQLQRHRVLWLHGFAKLHKSAAQDLASDLKKLREQQETERKEAASRLRMAQTSLVEVQKERDKELVSPHEWEQGAGWPGLATAGGVCTEGAAEEEEEAAVAAAGAAGGKGAEEEQRDVEVVAAPVEAMAPPVEAGAAPMETQFPHVEARAASMETTEKLERILLQLLGDADQEKYTYWGQKEGDLRSVETATSYFSGTTNPWSRASSEPLPVQLPASYSYSYSSPFSSFSDIPTISPPQATVTAPVPPQLPSDWEAFDTSLWSDGGPHRIDHQEHPRDRRYSEPHQQRPPIYRRPGDWDCPWCNAVNFSRRDTCFDCGKGIWLQKPH